The following coding sequences are from one uncultured Cohaesibacter sp. window:
- a CDS encoding methyl-accepting chemotaxis protein has translation MKLTETALMNAAKGRASTITIYMTQLQGKLQDMASHTVTADAATELNGGWGVLKDNASKTLRSIFVEGNPNAPEDRFKLAAGEDSSIYYNKIHGKHQERIGSMLAGDLFRDMILVNKEGNIYYSYLKGNEFGRNINESGVVPASLRDRMKPILTLAASDPKAEFKGESFTGFVEFNGRVTAYMVAPVLKWGKILGAVAFEIKTRTLADILSDPSGLGKTGAITLVSSDLHSINLGENLVSELPSSEASVVQKALVGNVSADDVVLDGVKERAIAVPMNVLGTQWAVVANQSYDELLAPSREQTNTMLLAGLVMLFLVGGAGILIVRSAMAPLQKLNGSVMQIARGNYEIDLPAASQGDEIGELALSVKILRDKALERKHLQEQSEEEQTSRANRQKLIEELIDAFRSSSSQLLNEVSANMENMHQTAGVLSDIAEETATKANSSASASEIASGNVETVASAAEELAASILEIKRQVGETSDVVGRATEATRHTTETVSGLSNAAQKIGDVVSLIQAIAEQTNLLALNATIEAARAGEHGKGFAVVASEVKELATQTSKATEEIGSQIQGIQFSTQEAVQAIQAIADTMESVSQYTASISQAVEEQGNATYEISENVAQAANGTKQVAGNMSDLYTSVAETTQSVGQMEVNARSVSEQTDRLRNEVDHFLENVAKA, from the coding sequence GTGAAATTGACCGAAACGGCATTGATGAACGCCGCCAAAGGGCGCGCCAGTACCATCACAATCTATATGACCCAGCTTCAAGGTAAGCTTCAGGATATGGCGTCACATACCGTTACCGCTGATGCTGCAACCGAGCTGAATGGTGGTTGGGGAGTGTTGAAGGACAATGCTTCCAAGACTTTGCGAAGTATCTTTGTCGAGGGAAATCCCAACGCGCCTGAAGATCGTTTCAAGTTAGCTGCTGGTGAGGACAGCTCGATCTATTATAACAAGATCCATGGCAAGCATCAGGAGCGCATTGGCTCCATGCTGGCAGGGGATCTGTTCCGCGACATGATCCTTGTTAACAAGGAAGGTAACATCTACTACAGCTATCTGAAGGGCAACGAGTTCGGTCGAAACATTAATGAGTCTGGCGTCGTTCCTGCCAGCCTGCGAGACCGTATGAAACCAATTCTTACCCTTGCTGCAAGTGATCCCAAGGCAGAATTCAAAGGAGAGAGCTTTACCGGCTTTGTTGAGTTTAACGGCCGTGTAACCGCCTATATGGTTGCTCCGGTGCTCAAGTGGGGCAAAATTCTGGGGGCTGTTGCTTTCGAGATCAAAACCCGGACATTGGCAGATATCTTGTCTGATCCGTCTGGGCTGGGCAAAACCGGAGCGATCACTCTGGTGTCTTCAGATTTGCATTCCATCAATCTGGGTGAAAACCTGGTGTCCGAGTTGCCGTCTTCTGAGGCATCTGTGGTGCAGAAGGCGCTTGTTGGTAACGTGTCAGCTGACGATGTCGTGTTGGATGGTGTCAAGGAGCGCGCCATAGCTGTGCCGATGAATGTTCTGGGGACGCAATGGGCCGTTGTGGCTAATCAAAGCTATGATGAGTTGTTGGCACCTTCAAGAGAGCAGACGAATACGATGCTGCTTGCTGGTCTGGTTATGCTGTTTCTCGTTGGAGGGGCAGGGATCCTGATTGTCCGTTCGGCCATGGCTCCGCTGCAGAAGCTTAATGGCAGCGTGATGCAGATTGCTCGCGGCAATTATGAAATTGATCTTCCCGCTGCAAGCCAAGGCGATGAAATCGGCGAATTGGCCCTCTCGGTCAAGATCTTGCGTGACAAGGCTCTCGAGCGGAAGCATTTGCAAGAACAGAGCGAGGAAGAACAAACAAGTCGCGCCAATAGACAAAAACTGATCGAGGAGCTAATCGACGCCTTCCGGTCATCCTCTTCGCAACTGCTGAACGAAGTGTCTGCCAATATGGAAAATATGCACCAAACGGCAGGGGTACTCTCGGACATTGCTGAGGAAACTGCTACGAAAGCCAACAGCTCTGCATCAGCTTCAGAAATCGCATCTGGCAATGTAGAAACGGTTGCTTCCGCCGCCGAAGAGCTTGCCGCCTCTATCCTTGAGATCAAGCGGCAGGTTGGCGAGACATCTGATGTTGTGGGCCGGGCAACCGAGGCAACACGGCATACAACAGAGACGGTATCCGGCTTGTCCAATGCGGCGCAGAAAATTGGCGATGTTGTTTCTCTCATTCAGGCGATCGCCGAGCAGACAAACCTTCTGGCTTTGAATGCGACAATCGAGGCCGCTCGCGCGGGAGAACATGGCAAAGGATTTGCTGTGGTTGCTTCTGAGGTTAAGGAACTGGCGACCCAGACTTCCAAGGCGACCGAAGAGATTGGAAGCCAGATCCAGGGCATTCAGTTCTCCACACAAGAGGCTGTCCAAGCCATTCAGGCCATTGCAGACACGATGGAGAGCGTGAGCCAATATACGGCAAGTATTTCCCAAGCCGTCGAGGAGCAGGGGAATGCAACCTATGAAATCAGTGAGAATGTTGCTCAAGCGGCCAATGGTACAAAGCAAGTCGCTGGCAATATGTCTGATCTTTATACATCGGTTGCAGAGACTACTCAGTCTGTAGGGCAAATGGAAGTGAATGCTCGATCCGTCTCAGAGCAGACCGATCGTTTGCGTAATGAAGTCGATCACTTTCTGGAGAATGTTGCCAAGGCGTGA
- a CDS encoding response regulator transcription factor, which yields MLLLDDIGGEVRRGLGHSAEQSSVTYRTVVLAEPHPIFTECLLNMLGIKREYTPVLDCAGLEQLLSAAPDREDTLLVLNLDATSSRGSAALTDVRKSYKHARLVLICDHTDDGLAHYALGNGADWVIYKTASVSELRSIAKRIKSGISDEYIVIESDEVLERSSLYSKLANLTPKQMTILRYLRDGLLNKQIAYELGLTEATVKHHISLILKKLNCYRRTQAVAIANRMM from the coding sequence ATGCTGCTGCTCGACGATATTGGAGGCGAAGTGCGTCGCGGATTGGGACATTCAGCTGAACAGAGCTCTGTCACATACCGCACCGTCGTCTTGGCCGAACCGCATCCCATCTTCACAGAATGCTTGCTCAACATGTTAGGCATTAAACGGGAATATACGCCTGTGCTTGATTGTGCGGGTTTGGAACAACTGCTTAGCGCCGCTCCGGATAGGGAAGACACTCTGCTAGTTCTCAATCTGGATGCAACAAGTAGCCGAGGATCTGCCGCTTTGACAGATGTTCGCAAGTCCTACAAACATGCGCGTCTCGTTCTGATTTGTGATCATACCGACGATGGACTTGCTCATTATGCGCTGGGGAACGGTGCTGATTGGGTAATCTATAAGACAGCATCTGTTTCTGAGCTTCGTTCGATTGCCAAGCGGATCAAGTCTGGTATTTCTGACGAATATATCGTCATCGAAAGTGATGAGGTTCTCGAACGTTCGAGCCTTTATTCGAAGCTAGCCAACCTGACACCGAAGCAGATGACCATTTTGCGTTATTTGCGCGATGGATTGCTGAATAAGCAAATCGCTTATGAACTGGGTTTGACAGAAGCTACAGTCAAACATCATATCTCTCTCATTTTGAAAAAACTCAATTGCTATCGACGCACCCAGGCTGTCGCCATAGCAAACAGAATGATGTAG
- a CDS encoding short-chain fatty acyl-CoA regulator family protein, with the protein MVAEKLFVGPKVRTLRESHGLTQATFAERIGISTSYLNQIENNQRPLTAPVLLSLSHHFNLSLSDFASADTNRVLADLKEALAEPLFRDTTPGLQELKMAASNSPWLTQAFLTLHQAHRRANERLMVMDDALTAQSYEGADRAILPYEEVRDYFHYHDNYIDELDMAAEDLARRHGMLEGNRLPQLQTYLEDRHGLRIRMMENPAHDQTMRRFDEDNRLLSLNGSLDAASLSFLLAHQIAIMEYSDLIAARVRKANFRSGAAEAIASLGLANYFAGALCLPYQRFLEVARETRHDIDRMRHHFGASQEQICHRLSSMQRPGARGVPFYFLRVDRAGNVTKRHSATRFQFARFGGACPLWNVHEAFEAPNRFLVQVAEMPDGHRYLCVAKSITKLGSGYHAPVRRYAIGLGCELSYADEVIYSDGLNLKSDAGVVEIGVSCRICERQNCHQRAAPPVDRRLIVNPHFRQFVPFELAKNSWD; encoded by the coding sequence ATGGTGGCAGAGAAGCTATTTGTTGGCCCTAAAGTGCGAACTCTACGCGAAAGCCACGGACTAACGCAGGCAACATTCGCAGAACGCATCGGCATTTCAACATCTTATCTTAATCAGATAGAAAATAACCAAAGGCCACTAACGGCGCCCGTACTGCTCTCGCTATCTCACCACTTCAATCTTTCCCTCAGCGATTTTGCTTCGGCAGACACCAATAGGGTTCTTGCAGACCTGAAGGAAGCTCTGGCTGAACCACTATTTCGAGATACCACTCCCGGCCTTCAGGAACTGAAGATGGCTGCGTCCAACTCACCTTGGCTCACGCAAGCCTTTCTGACGCTCCACCAAGCCCACCGACGCGCCAATGAACGCCTTATGGTAATGGATGACGCGCTGACTGCACAGTCCTACGAAGGGGCTGATCGCGCCATTTTGCCTTATGAAGAAGTGAGGGATTACTTCCATTATCACGACAACTATATTGATGAGTTGGATATGGCTGCCGAAGACCTGGCAAGACGCCACGGCATGCTGGAAGGAAACCGCCTGCCCCAGCTTCAAACCTATCTGGAAGACCGGCATGGATTGCGTATCCGTATGATGGAGAACCCGGCACATGATCAAACCATGCGCCGCTTTGATGAAGACAATCGCCTGCTTAGCCTCAATGGCTCACTTGATGCCGCATCCCTGTCTTTTCTGCTCGCCCATCAGATCGCCATTATGGAATATAGCGACCTTATCGCAGCGCGCGTTCGCAAAGCGAATTTTCGTTCTGGTGCAGCCGAGGCTATTGCCAGCCTTGGTCTTGCAAACTATTTCGCAGGCGCATTGTGCCTGCCTTATCAACGGTTTCTGGAAGTGGCCAGAGAGACACGCCATGACATTGACAGGATGCGACACCATTTCGGCGCTTCGCAAGAGCAGATTTGCCACCGCCTTTCGTCCATGCAACGGCCCGGAGCCCGTGGCGTACCCTTTTATTTCCTGCGTGTTGATCGAGCAGGGAATGTAACAAAGCGGCACTCCGCAACGCGCTTCCAGTTCGCCCGATTTGGTGGAGCCTGTCCGCTTTGGAACGTTCATGAAGCTTTTGAAGCACCGAACCGGTTTCTGGTACAGGTGGCTGAAATGCCTGATGGGCATCGCTATTTATGCGTTGCGAAAAGCATCACAAAACTCGGGTCGGGCTATCATGCTCCAGTACGGCGGTATGCCATCGGACTGGGGTGCGAATTGTCTTATGCAGATGAGGTTATTTACTCAGACGGACTGAATCTGAAAAGCGATGCCGGAGTTGTTGAAATCGGCGTTTCCTGTCGCATCTGCGAACGTCAGAATTGCCATCAAAGAGCAGCTCCTCCCGTTGATCGGCGCTTGATCGTTAATCCGCATTTTCGTCAGTTCGTACCATTTGAGTTGGCCAAGAATAGCTGGGACTAA
- the pepN gene encoding aminopeptidase N: protein MPQENSVVRLEDYTPTPYSIDQVSLTVRLDPLETLVTSTLSITPRQGCIDGTALALDGDDLVFVSARLDGKELAESAFSASDKAFLLTTPPNQAFTLELVTKLAPQKNTQLMGLYRSNGSYCTQCEAEGFRRITYFYDRPDVLCVYDVRIEAPEEVKHLLANGNLVESGSMPAPEGYPADQAWHYACWQDPFPKPSYLFALVAGDLAFAEDHFTTRSGRDVTLRIFVEHGKEDRVDHAMTSLKHSMKWDEDVFDREYDLDIFMIVAVSDFNMGAMENKGLNVFNDKYVLAKPETATDTDYALIEGVIAHEYFHNWTGNRITCRDWFQLCLKEGLTVYRDQEFSSDMLSRPVKRISDVKQLRARQFPEDSGPLAHQVRPEVYSEINNFYTSTVYEKGAEVCRMLETILGKKGFKAGLDLYFKRFDGQAVTIEDFVKSFEDACDIDLSQFSLWYKQAGTPNLVATYSYDAARQQLSLSIEQSCPPTPGQPTKKLMHIPVRFGLVGRDGSEVAFASVVDELSGETIGASDCSVLEIRERKHKFVLNGVTKDAIPSLLRGFSAPVHLRTNLTHDDYLCLMGHDSDPFNRWEAAQFILMDHLLKQTLAIQSGAKSAAASLDDKILQALKACLEDDGLEHAFRAQLLQLPIESDVAREIGTNVDPDAIHQAREGLRQGLSAAFGDSLIALYHDLEEETDTFKSDAASAGRRALRNGLLDLALARKEPAVEKLALAHYRKANNMTDRFAALASLTRNEIPCADALLEEFHTEFTNDALVIDKWLSLQASAPQDATLQRVKDLLKHPSFSMSNPNRVRSLIGAFAMNNQVQFNRKDGQGFSLVADIIIELDKTNPQTAARLANNFRSWRALESERQALAKKELQRIANSEKLSKDVADIANRCLQ from the coding sequence ATGCCTCAAGAAAATAGCGTCGTAAGACTGGAAGACTACACTCCAACGCCCTACTCGATTGATCAGGTGTCTCTCACTGTTCGGCTAGACCCTCTGGAAACGCTCGTGACATCGACCTTGTCGATTACGCCGCGCCAAGGATGCATCGACGGTACGGCGCTCGCATTGGATGGCGACGACCTCGTTTTTGTTTCGGCACGACTCGATGGCAAGGAACTTGCGGAAAGTGCCTTTAGTGCATCGGACAAAGCGTTTCTTCTGACAACGCCGCCAAATCAAGCTTTCACTCTGGAACTCGTAACGAAGTTGGCTCCTCAGAAGAACACGCAGCTGATGGGTCTTTATCGCTCAAATGGTTCATACTGCACCCAGTGTGAGGCTGAAGGCTTTCGACGGATCACCTATTTCTATGACAGGCCCGACGTGCTTTGCGTTTATGATGTGCGCATTGAAGCTCCCGAAGAGGTCAAGCACCTTCTCGCAAACGGCAATCTTGTAGAAAGCGGCAGCATGCCTGCCCCAGAAGGCTATCCGGCGGATCAGGCTTGGCACTATGCCTGCTGGCAGGATCCGTTTCCAAAGCCGTCTTATCTATTCGCGCTGGTGGCCGGAGATCTGGCTTTCGCAGAGGATCACTTCACGACACGCTCAGGCCGCGACGTCACGCTGCGCATTTTTGTCGAACATGGCAAGGAAGATCGCGTAGATCATGCGATGACCTCTCTCAAGCATTCCATGAAGTGGGATGAGGACGTGTTTGATCGGGAATATGATCTCGACATATTCATGATCGTGGCCGTTTCCGACTTCAACATGGGAGCGATGGAAAACAAGGGGCTCAACGTCTTCAACGACAAATATGTGCTCGCAAAACCGGAAACGGCAACCGACACAGACTATGCGTTGATTGAAGGGGTTATAGCGCACGAGTATTTCCATAACTGGACAGGCAACAGGATCACCTGTCGCGATTGGTTCCAGCTTTGCCTCAAAGAAGGGCTGACGGTCTATCGCGATCAGGAATTCTCTTCAGACATGCTTTCCCGTCCCGTAAAGCGCATTTCGGACGTCAAGCAATTACGCGCGCGCCAGTTCCCTGAAGATAGCGGCCCGCTGGCCCATCAAGTGCGCCCGGAAGTCTATTCAGAGATCAACAACTTCTACACCTCGACGGTTTATGAAAAGGGTGCCGAAGTTTGCCGAATGCTGGAAACCATCCTCGGCAAAAAAGGCTTTAAAGCCGGGCTCGACCTCTATTTTAAGCGGTTCGACGGTCAAGCCGTGACAATCGAGGACTTCGTCAAGTCGTTTGAAGACGCCTGCGATATAGATCTCTCGCAATTCTCGCTTTGGTACAAGCAGGCTGGCACACCGAATCTGGTTGCCACCTATTCCTACGACGCAGCGCGCCAGCAACTCTCTCTTTCCATTGAACAGTCGTGCCCTCCAACTCCAGGGCAGCCAACCAAGAAGCTCATGCATATTCCTGTCCGGTTCGGGCTGGTTGGACGCGATGGCAGCGAAGTGGCTTTCGCATCGGTTGTCGATGAACTATCAGGAGAAACCATTGGCGCTTCCGATTGCTCGGTTCTCGAGATCAGAGAACGTAAGCATAAATTTGTGCTAAACGGCGTTACAAAGGACGCCATTCCATCGCTTCTGCGCGGCTTCTCAGCACCGGTGCACCTGCGCACTAATCTCACCCATGATGATTATCTGTGCCTGATGGGCCATGACAGCGATCCATTCAATCGGTGGGAAGCAGCGCAGTTCATTCTGATGGATCATCTGCTCAAGCAAACGCTTGCTATTCAGTCTGGAGCGAAATCTGCCGCTGCCTCGTTGGATGATAAGATTCTACAAGCGCTCAAGGCATGCCTTGAGGACGACGGATTGGAACATGCCTTCCGTGCACAGCTCTTGCAGCTGCCGATAGAATCCGATGTTGCAAGGGAAATCGGAACCAATGTCGATCCTGATGCGATTCATCAGGCGAGAGAAGGATTGCGACAAGGATTGTCTGCGGCCTTTGGTGATAGCCTCATTGCTCTCTATCATGATCTCGAAGAAGAGACGGACACATTCAAATCCGACGCGGCATCCGCTGGACGTAGAGCCTTGCGCAATGGTTTGTTGGATCTGGCTCTTGCTCGCAAAGAGCCTGCGGTTGAAAAACTTGCGCTTGCCCATTACCGCAAGGCGAACAATATGACGGATCGGTTTGCGGCTCTCGCCAGCCTGACACGCAATGAAATTCCTTGCGCAGATGCGTTGCTCGAAGAATTCCACACTGAATTCACAAATGATGCACTGGTTATCGACAAGTGGCTGTCGCTTCAGGCATCAGCCCCTCAGGATGCTACCCTGCAACGAGTAAAAGACCTGCTCAAGCATCCTTCATTCTCCATGAGCAACCCAAATCGCGTGCGCTCGCTCATCGGGGCCTTTGCCATGAACAATCAGGTTCAGTTTAATCGCAAGGACGGACAAGGGTTTAGCCTGGTCGCAGACATCATCATTGAGCTGGACAAGACAAATCCGCAAACTGCGGCTCGTCTGGCGAACAACTTCCGTTCCTGGCGCGCTCTGGAATCAGAACGGCAAGCGCTGGCGAAAAAAGAGCTGCAGAGAATCGCGAATAGCGAAAAGCTGTCGAAAGATGTTGCTGATATCGCTAATCGGTGCTTGCAATGA
- a CDS encoding ATP-binding protein, which produces MTQADIASAPKGQRFRMFGLNASKREPHVSGPVRLLADPSYIQRVREEPWLRRIIPVVILVFISIFGILRVDDILEEREAIENTTSRQLQLVASLVTERVANQLDAYTRSIAAQPDAQTLSPLAGAPSSDEESQAETTFPSETDVEFAEGNINVTPQSATHPNRAQLQSWLVDAIPVLDGAANYQIYQTDTTGMIVASVPKVTNGIRKTQIDLLGRAQVFSAIGASAGVFDVTTSDNKAALATVHHLGGGRGAITVLVPTDQLFQRWRLDVARNVIIFVSMSSIILLIVYAFFSQGARAREADSLFETTVDRMDAALRHSRSGLWDWNLGSGQIYWSPSMFQLLGMQKRDELLSFANINSLMHPEDGNLHEHVQELLSSERSMMDRRFRMRHTDGRWIWIQIRAELTVSSRDKLHLMGVVMDVTQEIEQAEIDKMAEIRLRDAVDTISEAFVLWDKDSKLVLCNQPYRSLYNLPDDEEIIGLGYNEIMDSGQPHVVEIEDDSTLEDSELLLDKVTTSPKAARSYKVRLADGRWLQISERRTRDGGFVSVGTDISNLKLQEERLLDSEQQLIASVSDLRKSRQTLEKQAQQLVVLTEQYAKEKENAQIANRAKSQFLANISHELRTPLNAIIGFSEVMKQEIFGEHSTSKYKDYSEDIHASGSYLLSLIDDILNMSRLEDGEVDLNPADLDMVTLVRESYDHSIKDMAAERNLDVKDELPESLPAYADPAMIDHVILNLLDNAVKFTPEGGQIAIRGEIRDGYSYLTISDTGVGIPQDAIDRLGHPFEQVQNQFTKSHKGSGLGLSIARTIVCLSGGTMKIRSRIGQGTRITVCLPTKLRGVNSDSDALFHCKYQQKLNSASTH; this is translated from the coding sequence ATGACGCAGGCGGACATAGCCAGCGCACCCAAAGGGCAACGATTCCGGATGTTTGGCTTAAATGCCAGCAAACGTGAACCGCATGTCTCTGGCCCAGTGCGCCTCCTTGCCGATCCATCCTATATACAGCGCGTCAGAGAAGAGCCTTGGCTGCGCCGTATCATCCCGGTCGTTATTCTCGTCTTCATCAGCATATTCGGCATTTTGCGCGTCGATGATATCCTTGAGGAGCGAGAAGCAATCGAGAACACCACCAGTCGCCAGCTACAACTCGTTGCGTCACTGGTAACCGAGCGTGTTGCAAATCAACTCGATGCCTATACGCGCTCCATAGCTGCTCAACCAGATGCGCAAACACTCTCTCCCCTAGCCGGAGCTCCATCGTCAGACGAGGAGAGCCAAGCAGAAACCACCTTTCCTTCCGAAACCGATGTGGAATTTGCTGAGGGGAATATCAACGTTACCCCTCAATCAGCCACTCACCCAAACAGGGCGCAGCTTCAGTCGTGGCTGGTGGATGCTATTCCTGTGCTCGACGGCGCGGCCAACTATCAGATTTATCAAACCGACACCACCGGAATGATCGTCGCTTCTGTTCCCAAGGTTACGAACGGTATCCGTAAAACACAGATCGATCTTCTGGGCAGGGCTCAGGTGTTCTCTGCAATCGGAGCAAGCGCTGGCGTCTTTGACGTGACGACCAGCGACAACAAAGCCGCACTGGCGACGGTTCATCACCTTGGCGGGGGGCGCGGTGCGATAACCGTTCTGGTGCCGACCGATCAACTTTTCCAGCGTTGGCGCCTTGATGTTGCGCGCAACGTCATCATTTTCGTTTCTATGAGCAGCATCATCTTGCTGATCGTCTATGCCTTTTTCAGTCAGGGTGCGCGCGCGCGCGAAGCTGACAGCCTGTTTGAAACAACCGTGGACCGCATGGATGCAGCGCTGCGCCATTCACGCTCGGGCCTTTGGGACTGGAACCTTGGCTCAGGCCAGATCTATTGGTCCCCTTCCATGTTTCAATTGCTGGGCATGCAAAAACGAGACGAACTTCTGAGTTTTGCCAACATCAACAGCCTGATGCACCCTGAAGACGGAAATCTGCACGAGCATGTGCAGGAGCTCCTTTCATCAGAACGCTCGATGATGGATCGTCGCTTCAGAATGCGCCACACTGATGGCCGCTGGATCTGGATTCAAATTCGCGCAGAGCTCACGGTCTCTTCAAGAGACAAGTTGCACCTGATGGGTGTGGTCATGGATGTGACGCAGGAAATCGAACAAGCCGAAATTGACAAGATGGCTGAGATACGCCTGCGCGACGCCGTCGATACGATTTCTGAAGCATTCGTTCTTTGGGACAAGGACAGCAAATTGGTGCTGTGTAACCAACCCTATCGCTCGCTTTACAATCTGCCAGATGACGAAGAGATCATTGGCCTTGGCTACAATGAGATCATGGATAGTGGCCAGCCTCACGTTGTTGAAATCGAGGATGACAGCACCCTTGAGGACAGCGAACTGCTCTTGGACAAAGTGACCACATCTCCCAAAGCGGCCCGGAGCTACAAGGTTCGTTTGGCCGATGGGCGTTGGCTGCAGATTAGCGAACGCAGAACGCGCGATGGCGGCTTCGTTTCGGTTGGTACGGATATTTCCAACCTCAAGCTTCAGGAAGAACGCCTGCTCGATAGCGAGCAACAACTGATTGCTTCGGTTTCAGATTTGCGCAAATCTCGACAGACTCTTGAGAAACAGGCACAGCAACTTGTTGTTTTAACTGAGCAATATGCCAAAGAAAAAGAAAACGCTCAAATTGCCAACAGGGCAAAATCTCAGTTCCTTGCCAACATTTCGCACGAATTGCGCACACCGCTGAACGCGATCATTGGCTTCTCCGAAGTCATGAAACAGGAAATATTTGGCGAGCATTCCACCAGCAAGTATAAAGACTATTCCGAAGACATCCATGCCAGCGGCTCCTATTTGCTGAGCCTCATCGACGACATTCTGAACATGTCGAGACTGGAAGACGGAGAGGTCGACCTTAACCCTGCGGATCTCGATATGGTTACTCTTGTGCGGGAATCCTATGACCATTCGATCAAAGACATGGCGGCGGAAAGAAATCTGGATGTGAAAGATGAACTGCCAGAATCGCTTCCCGCCTATGCTGATCCTGCCATGATCGATCATGTGATACTCAATCTGCTTGACAATGCAGTTAAGTTCACTCCTGAAGGTGGGCAGATTGCCATAAGGGGAGAGATCCGGGATGGCTATAGCTATCTAACGATATCTGATACAGGCGTAGGCATTCCGCAGGACGCGATTGATCGGTTGGGCCATCCATTCGAGCAAGTGCAAAACCAGTTCACCAAAAGCCATAAAGGCTCAGGGCTTGGCCTCTCTATCGCCCGGACAATTGTCTGCCTGTCAGGTGGTACAATGAAGATACGCTCCCGTATTGGCCAAGGCACCCGCATCACGGTTTGCCTGCCAACCAAATTGCGCGGAGTAAATTCCGATAGCGACGCTCTATTCCATTGCAAATACCAGCAGAAGCTAAACTCAGCTTCGACACACTAA